A segment of the Aureliella helgolandensis genome:
TCGTCGACTGTGCGTGTGAAGCCGGCTTTTAAATTAGCGGCCAGAATATCGGCCACATGGACGATTGTGGTGAGACCCCGTTGTTCCGGTGGAACCTGTAGCGGTTCGTGGTGGAATTCAATGGCTTGTTCCATGTGGTAGGGGAACTTCCACTGCCGGCACAAACCGGCGCCAAACGCGGCATGTGTCGCGCCGAAATTGGCAACTTCTGCAGTCTGGAAACTCAATTGCGCGTTGGAATCCAACTGCCTGATGACGTCGATGAACTTCAGCCGAAAGACCTGCAGCTCTACCATAACCCCGACGTCGTGGATTAAACCGGTTAAAAAAGCAACATCCGGTTCAGCGGCTCGCGTCATCTTTGCGAGACTTCGGGCAATCGTCGCCGCGGCAATACTATGAATCCATAATTGACTTGGATCAAATGCCAAGTCGGTCTTGGGGGATTGAAAAACTTTGTGAAGACTGGCGGCAATGGCGGTGTTCTTGACAGCGTTTAGGCCAAGCATGACCACCGCGCGTTCCAGTGAATCAACCTTGCGTGGGACACCGTAAAATGATGAATTTGCGAGTTTGAGAATGCGTGTACCAAGGGCTGGATCGGATTCGACCACTCGTTTGATCTGCTCAACATTGGAATGAGGATCATTGACCAGTTGAATAATTTCAGCTGCGATGCTCGGCAGTGTAGCGATGCTTCGCACTTTCGCTAACGTGGTTACGACGACCGGAGCTAGCTCGGGGGTGCAGATGGGAATGGTAGAAGGTGTATTCATTGGGGAACTCCAGAATGAAATGGAGTATTAGTGGGTATGCAAGAAAAGTCCATGGGAGCAGCAGGGCACCAAGCATCGACGGCCATAAACTCGGCAGGATGTAGTTCCCGAGCAAATGCCTCGAGCTGATCTGCGGGCAAAGGTTTCGAAAACAGGAATCCTTGGCCGTATTCGCAGCCTAACGCTTGGATTAGAGTCAGTTGGTCAAAATCTTCGATTCCCTCCGCCACAACTTCCAGATTCAAATTGGCAGCCAGTGAAACAATTGCGTGTAGAAGTGCACCGAAGTTCTGTGAGCGATTGATACTTGCTACAAATTTTCGATCAATCTTCAGGACATCGATGGGGAATTCATTCAAGCATGAGAGGGATGAATAGCCCGTCCCAAAATCATCGATGTCGATCTTGATCCCCAACGACTTCAGAGCGCGAATTCTGGCAATCGATGTCTCTCGCTCCTGCATGATCATGCTCTCGGCTAATTCCAAGTGCAATGAAGCGGGTAGGATGGAATGCCGAGCAAGGTTGTCTTGGACGATTGCAGCTAGGTTGGGTTGCAGCAGTTGCCGACGAGAGACTTTGACGTGCATATTTGGCGGGGCTGTGGCGGCTAACGCGTGCCGCCATTCTGCCATTTGACGGCAGGCTTCGTTTAAGACCCAATTGCCAATCAAGCCAATCAACTCCGTTTCTTCCGCAATCGGTATGAATTCATCGGGCCCCACCAGTCCTCGGACGGGATGGTTCCACCGGACGAGCGCTTCGACTCCTTCGAGTTTGCCAGTCTCGAGCGAGATGATGGGTTGATACTCTAGGGCGAACTCTTCCCGTGCGATTGCGCCTCGCAATTCATGTTCGATCCTCAGCCTGGCTTCAGCTTTCTCGCGTAGTGCGGTGTCAAATACAATGTAGTTGGCTTTGCCACCCGCTTTGGCTCCATACATCGCCAGGTCAGCGTCTCGCAACATTTCACTGGCGAAGCGATAATGATTCTTGTTGGTAGCAATCCCGATGCTGGCTGTAGAATAGACCGTGTGGTTGCCGAGGTTGTAGCCCTGTGAAAAGGCTTCGAGGAGCCGGTTGGCGACGCCATGAACGTCTTCGAGATTACTAAGGTTTTGAATGAGCACGACAAATTCGTCGCCTCCGAGTCGGGCGGCCTGCGCGTGGCTATTGGGCGGTGCAGCGGTCTTCAAGGTTTGGCGAAGAAGGACCGAGATGGCTTTCAGCAGCTGATCGCCGACTTCGTGCCCCAGGCAATCGTTCACCAACTTAAATCGGTCGAAATCCAGGAAGAGTAGTGCAAATTCCTTGTCATCTTGACGATCGATCGTGACCTGCAGAGAACGCAGGATTGCATCTCGGTTTGGTAAGCCGGTTAACGTGTCGGTATAGGCTAACTCATGGAGTTGAGCCTCCAGGCGTTTACGCTCACTGATGTCGACTTGGAGCGCAAAATAACTATGCGGCTTGCCATTCTCATCCAACATGGGGGCGATTGTCGTGTCCAACCAGTAGAGCGAACCATCCTTGGCGCGATTGCAGATCTCACCATGCCAGATTTTGCCTTGACCGATGGTTGCGTACATTCTTCGGAAGAAGGTCCTTGAGTGTTGGTGCGACTTAAGCATGCGATGATTCTGTGCGATCAGCTCGTGTCGTGCGTAGCCAGATAGCTTGCAGAAATTGTCGTTGACTTCCAGGATCTTGCCTGTGACATCGGTGACAGCCACAATTCCTGCCGCGCTCACTGCACATTGAAACGCCTTCAGTTGCCGCCGCATCAACTCGTCGGCTTGGAGTTGCTCTGAGACCTTGTTTGATTCGCGTGTCTTGAGTGCCCAGGCAAGCAGAACTTGGTAGAGATCGTGACGATCCCACGGCTTGGTCAGCACCAATCCGGGATTTCCGGTCTGAAACATGCCATGCAGGTTTTCGCGTTGTCTTTCATTCGCATCCGCGCATAAAACGACGAGAATATCGCTCGAGTGCGTGCGAAGTTCATGGAGAGTCTGTCGCTCGGATCTCGAGAGATGGTCAACATCTTCCAGATCTACGAAAACGATGGAGTAGGGGTGACCTTCCTGCTGGGCTCTCTGGAGGTAATGCAGTCCGCCGTCAACGAGTGATCCCGTATCGAGGGTTGCGTCGCACTTTCCTGCTGAGAACTCCCTTCCCTGCAGCCAAGAGAACACTCTGGAGTGTCGCGCACCAGAGTCGAGTTGGAGCGACAGTAGTGCGGCTATATCCCTGCAGGCCGAATGACTAGTGCTTAGCACCAGCATTCGTTGATTCCTGTCGTCTAGGCCTGAAAACTGCATGGGAAGATATCTCAGAAAAGTTGGGGCTAGATGCGTGGACTTTGGGTTTTATTTGCCATTTAGCACCAAACTCGTAGAAGCTAACAACTCTAGGTTGCGATTAGTTAGGAGCGAAATCCAAAGTTGAAATTACGTAGTAATTCCTAAGGGGGGATGGCGGGATGTGCAGCTACTAGGACCGGAGCTGCCAATTTCGTTGTTATTCGTTCGTGTCGCCACCTGTCCGAGCGTTCTATTGGCGCGATAATCGACAAAGCTCCTCCGAT
Coding sequences within it:
- a CDS encoding HDOD domain-containing protein, coding for MNTPSTIPICTPELAPVVVTTLAKVRSIATLPSIAAEIIQLVNDPHSNVEQIKRVVESDPALGTRILKLANSSFYGVPRKVDSLERAVVMLGLNAVKNTAIAASLHKVFQSPKTDLAFDPSQLWIHSIAAATIARSLAKMTRAAEPDVAFLTGLIHDVGVMVELQVFRLKFIDVIRQLDSNAQLSFQTAEVANFGATHAAFGAGLCRQWKFPYHMEQAIEFHHEPLQVPPEQRGLTTIVHVADILAANLKAGFTRTVDETNLSPEVLDCLGLSQHALGELQKQLPADIAEATALLAG
- a CDS encoding putative bifunctional diguanylate cyclase/phosphodiesterase codes for the protein MQFSGLDDRNQRMLVLSTSHSACRDIAALLSLQLDSGARHSRVFSWLQGREFSAGKCDATLDTGSLVDGGLHYLQRAQQEGHPYSIVFVDLEDVDHLSRSERQTLHELRTHSSDILVVLCADANERQRENLHGMFQTGNPGLVLTKPWDRHDLYQVLLAWALKTRESNKVSEQLQADELMRRQLKAFQCAVSAAGIVAVTDVTGKILEVNDNFCKLSGYARHELIAQNHRMLKSHQHSRTFFRRMYATIGQGKIWHGEICNRAKDGSLYWLDTTIAPMLDENGKPHSYFALQVDISERKRLEAQLHELAYTDTLTGLPNRDAILRSLQVTIDRQDDKEFALLFLDFDRFKLVNDCLGHEVGDQLLKAISVLLRQTLKTAAPPNSHAQAARLGGDEFVVLIQNLSNLEDVHGVANRLLEAFSQGYNLGNHTVYSTASIGIATNKNHYRFASEMLRDADLAMYGAKAGGKANYIVFDTALREKAEARLRIEHELRGAIAREEFALEYQPIISLETGKLEGVEALVRWNHPVRGLVGPDEFIPIAEETELIGLIGNWVLNEACRQMAEWRHALAATAPPNMHVKVSRRQLLQPNLAAIVQDNLARHSILPASLHLELAESMIMQERETSIARIRALKSLGIKIDIDDFGTGYSSLSCLNEFPIDVLKIDRKFVASINRSQNFGALLHAIVSLAANLNLEVVAEGIEDFDQLTLIQALGCEYGQGFLFSKPLPADQLEAFARELHPAEFMAVDAWCPAAPMDFSCIPTNTPFHSGVPQ